In the Aneurinibacillus soli genome, one interval contains:
- a CDS encoding enoyl-CoA hydratase/isomerase family protein produces MKVDITRFDNGAKLVWQETGGLAIVTIKRPEVKNAMTPEMWKALADIARSIEKNPKIKTVILRGEGSQFTVGSDIKAFHQMSLEEANDAFVTMEEAITAFEYIRIPTIAAINGPAMGAGLELALACDIRVGTPNALMGIPIGKLGITISQRFSQRLVHVIGPSRTKDLIFTGRAFAGQEAYDVGMLNYLVAEEEWESFTLNLGQTVAHASRQSLRAAKEAVARCVPYTEVAFGHSGYPQYIDPIDFPEGVAAFVEKRQPMFKG; encoded by the coding sequence ATGAAAGTGGACATCACGAGATTTGATAATGGGGCGAAGCTTGTCTGGCAGGAAACAGGTGGGTTGGCTATTGTAACGATTAAGCGCCCGGAAGTAAAAAACGCGATGACACCGGAGATGTGGAAAGCGTTGGCCGACATTGCGCGCAGCATTGAAAAAAACCCGAAAATTAAGACCGTTATTTTGCGCGGCGAAGGTTCGCAGTTCACGGTAGGATCTGATATTAAGGCCTTTCATCAGATGTCGCTGGAAGAGGCGAATGATGCATTTGTAACAATGGAAGAAGCTATCACGGCGTTTGAGTACATCCGGATTCCGACGATTGCAGCGATTAATGGCCCTGCGATGGGAGCGGGACTGGAACTGGCCCTGGCATGTGACATCCGGGTTGGGACGCCGAATGCGCTGATGGGGATTCCAATTGGCAAGTTAGGCATTACGATCAGTCAGCGTTTTTCGCAACGCCTTGTACATGTGATTGGCCCGAGCCGTACAAAGGATTTGATTTTTACGGGACGAGCTTTTGCAGGGCAGGAAGCATATGATGTAGGGATGCTGAATTATTTGGTTGCCGAAGAAGAATGGGAGAGCTTCACGCTTAATCTTGGTCAGACGGTCGCACACGCGTCGAGACAGTCGTTGCGTGCAGCAAAGGAAGCGGTCGCACGCTGTGTACCTTATACGGAGGTAGCGTTTGGGCATAGTGGGTATCCGCAGTATATTGACCCGATTGATTTTCCGGAAGGTGTGGCCGCATTTGTGGAGAAGCGGCAGCCGATGTTTAAAGGATAA
- a CDS encoding beta-class carbonic anhydrase — translation MSALREIMDYNQKFVASGKYEEFRTTKFPDKGIVILTCMDARLFELLPRAMNLHNGDAKIIKNAGAMVTHPFGSIMRSILVAIYELKAREVFVVGHHDCGMTGLKPDSILEKAREYGVKQEKIDTLQDAGIGLDAWLTGFSCVEESVKETVRNVKKHPLFPPNIAVHGLVIHPDTGKIDVVVEG, via the coding sequence ATGTCTGCATTAAGAGAAATCATGGATTATAATCAAAAGTTTGTGGCCAGTGGGAAATATGAAGAGTTCCGCACGACCAAGTTTCCCGATAAAGGAATCGTGATTCTTACTTGTATGGACGCTCGTCTATTTGAACTTTTGCCACGTGCGATGAATCTGCATAATGGAGATGCGAAGATTATCAAAAACGCGGGAGCAATGGTAACACATCCATTTGGAAGTATTATGCGTAGCATTCTAGTAGCGATATACGAATTGAAGGCTAGGGAAGTGTTTGTTGTCGGACATCACGACTGCGGGATGACGGGTTTGAAACCAGATTCTATACTGGAAAAAGCACGTGAGTATGGAGTTAAACAGGAAAAGATTGATACTCTTCAAGACGCCGGGATTGGACTGGATGCGTGGCTTACGGGATTCAGTTGTGTAGAAGAAAGTGTGAAGGAGACGGTGCGAAATGTTAAGAAGCATCCGTTGTTCCCACCTAATATTGCGGTGCATGGATTAGTTATTCATCCAGATACAGGGAAAATAGACGTAGTAGTAGAAGGATAA